DNA from Amorphoplanes friuliensis DSM 7358:
TGACGACCGCACCGGCGCCGACGACGGTGTTGTCACCGATGGTGACGCCCGGCAGAACGATCACGCCGCCGCCGAGCCACACGTTGTCACCGATGGTGATGGGCAGTGCGGCCTCCCACTTGTCCCTGCGGGGACCGGCCGCAACCGGATGGGTCGGTGTCAGCAGCTGCACGTTCGGCCCGATCTGCACGTCGTCGCCGATCGTCACGGTGGCCACGTCGAGGCACATCAGCCCGAAGTTCGCGAAGGTTCGCGCGCCGATGAACGTCTGCGAGCCGTAGTCGCAGTGGAACGGCGGCCGGATCTCGCTGCCCTCCCCGAACCCACCGAGCAGCTCGGTGAGCACCGCTCGCCGAGCGGCGTCGTCGGTCGGGTCCAGGGTGTTGAGGCGGTGGCTGAGGGCCTGCGCCCGGGCGGCGTCACGGGCGAGCTCCGGGTCGTCGGCGATGTACAAATCACCGGCGAGCATCCGCTCGCGCATACTCCGTTCGGGCATGCGTACAACCGTACACATGATGTGTACTGCTGTACACAGCGATCTGGATAGACTCCGGTCGTGGTAGCGGAGTGGGACGTCGCCGTGGTCGGCGGCGGTCCGGCAGGTCTGGCGGCGGCCCTTGCGGCGGCCTCGGCCGGAGCCCGGACGATCGTGCTGGAGCGCGCGGAACATCCGCGCTACAAGACGTGTGGCGGCGGCCTCATCGGCGCGTCACTCGCCGTCGCCGACCCTCGGATCACCGTGCCCGCCCGCGACACCGTCTCGGCCATCACCTTCACCGACCGGGGCCGCCGCGCCTTCACCCGGCGCTCGGCGCAGCACCCGGTGCTGACGATGGTCCGGCGCGACGACTTCG
Protein-coding regions in this window:
- a CDS encoding sugar O-acetyltransferase, giving the protein MPERSMRERMLAGDLYIADDPELARDAARAQALSHRLNTLDPTDDAARRAVLTELLGGFGEGSEIRPPFHCDYGSQTFIGARTFANFGLMCLDVATVTIGDDVQIGPNVQLLTPTHPVAAGPRRDKWEAALPITIGDNVWLGGGVIVLPGVTIGDNTVVGAGAVVTRDLPANVVAVGNPARVIRTVEP